From Blastochloris viridis, one genomic window encodes:
- a CDS encoding NADH-quinone oxidoreductase subunit C: MTRYYADGGLLDEALREIGDTVTAALPGAVTGYDIALGELAITADASRVVEVIGLLRDHPGCRFISFIDICGVDWPSREKRFDVVYHLLSPQKNLRVRVKVATDESTPVPSVVPLFPGACWFEREAYDLYGILFEGNPDLRRILTDYGFDGHPLRKDFPLTGYVELRWDDEQKRVVYEPVRLDQEFRSFDFLSPWEGTDYALPGDEKASRPG, translated from the coding sequence GTGACGAGATATTACGCGGACGGCGGTCTCCTCGACGAGGCGTTGCGGGAAATCGGCGACACGGTGACGGCGGCGCTGCCGGGCGCGGTCACCGGCTATGACATCGCCCTGGGCGAGCTTGCCATCACGGCCGACGCCAGCCGGGTGGTGGAGGTGATCGGGCTGTTGCGCGACCATCCGGGCTGCCGGTTCATCTCCTTCATCGACATCTGCGGTGTCGACTGGCCGTCGCGGGAGAAGCGTTTCGACGTCGTCTACCATCTGTTGTCGCCGCAAAAGAACCTCCGGGTCCGGGTCAAGGTGGCGACCGACGAGTCGACGCCCGTCCCGTCGGTGGTGCCGCTGTTCCCCGGCGCATGCTGGTTCGAACGCGAGGCCTATGACCTTTATGGCATCCTGTTCGAAGGCAACCCCGACTTGCGTCGAATCCTGACCGACTACGGCTTTGACGGGCATCCACTGCGCAAGGATTTCCCGCTCACCGGCTATGTCGAGCTGCGTTGGGACGACGAGCAGAAGCGGGTGGTGTACGAGCCGGTGCGGCTTGACCAGGAGTTCCGCAGTTTCGACTTCTTGTCGCCGTGGGAGGGCACCGACTACGCGTTGCCGGGCGACGAGAAGGCTTCTCGTCCGGGCTGA
- a CDS encoding NADH-quinone oxidoreductase subunit D, whose product MDAEVTARDFTINLGPQHPSAHGVLRLVLDLDGEVIKRADPHIGLLHRGTEKLIEHKTYLQAIPYFDRLDYVSPLNCEHAFVLAAERLLKLEVPYRAQLIRVLYSELTRIANHLINIGSHALDVGALTPPLWVYEEREKIFGFYERASGARMHAAYFRVGGVHQDLPPALIDDIYDWCAPFLGVVDDLEGLLTENRIFKQRNVDICVVTLDEAWARGFSGVMVRGSGAAWDLRKAQPYECYEDLEFDIPVGKNGDCYDRYLCRVLEMRESVRIIRQCCDKLRSPVGAGPVNARDSKVVPPRRGEMKRSMEALIHHFKLYTEGFHVPPGEVYAAVEAPKGEFGVYLIADGTNKPYRCKIRSPGFAHLQAMDYLTKGHLLADVTAAIATIDVVFGEVDR is encoded by the coding sequence ATGGACGCCGAAGTCACGGCTCGCGATTTCACGATCAACCTGGGTCCGCAGCATCCGTCTGCCCATGGCGTGCTGCGGCTGGTGCTCGACCTCGACGGCGAGGTGATCAAGCGCGCCGATCCGCACATCGGCCTTCTGCACCGCGGCACCGAGAAGCTGATCGAGCACAAGACCTATCTTCAGGCGATTCCCTATTTCGACCGGCTCGACTACGTCTCGCCGCTGAACTGCGAGCACGCCTTCGTGCTGGCGGCCGAGCGCCTGCTGAAGCTCGAGGTGCCCTACCGCGCCCAGTTGATCCGCGTGCTCTATTCGGAGCTGACGCGAATCGCCAACCATCTGATCAATATCGGCTCCCACGCCCTCGACGTCGGTGCGCTGACCCCGCCGCTGTGGGTCTACGAGGAGCGCGAGAAGATCTTCGGCTTCTATGAGCGCGCCTCGGGCGCCCGCATGCACGCGGCCTATTTCCGCGTCGGCGGCGTGCATCAGGATCTGCCGCCGGCATTGATCGACGACATCTACGACTGGTGCGCGCCGTTCCTCGGCGTGGTCGACGATCTCGAAGGGCTTCTCACCGAGAACCGCATCTTCAAGCAGCGCAATGTCGACATCTGCGTCGTCACGCTGGATGAGGCCTGGGCGCGCGGCTTCTCTGGCGTGATGGTGCGCGGCTCCGGCGCGGCGTGGGATTTGCGCAAGGCGCAACCCTATGAGTGCTACGAGGATCTGGAGTTCGACATCCCGGTCGGCAAGAACGGCGACTGCTACGATCGCTACCTGTGCCGCGTGCTGGAGATGCGCGAGTCGGTGCGCATCATCCGGCAGTGCTGCGACAAGCTGAGGAGCCCGGTCGGGGCCGGCCCGGTGAACGCGCGGGACAGCAAGGTGGTGCCGCCGCGGCGCGGCGAGATGAAGCGCTCGATGGAGGCGCTGATCCACCACTTCAAGCTCTACACCGAGGGTTTCCACGTGCCGCCCGGCGAGGTCTACGCCGCGGTCGAGGCGCCCAAGGGCGAGTTTGGCGTCTATCTGATCGCCGACGGCACCAACAAGCCATACCGCTGCAAGATTCGCTCGCCCGGCTTCGCCCATCTGCAGGCGATGGACTATCTCACCAAGGGCCATCTGCTCGCCGACGTCACCGCGGCCATCGCCACCATCGACGTCGTGTTCGGCGAGGTCGACCGATGA
- the nuoE gene encoding NADH-quinone oxidoreductase subunit NuoE yields the protein MTVRRLAPAEQQPATFAFTADNLAWANSQIAKYPAGRQASAVIALLWRAQEQSGGWLSQKAIECVAALLDMPNIRVLEVATFYTMFNLEPVGEHFIQVCGTTPCQLRGADELKKVCERKIGHERHVSADGKFSWAEVECLGACVNAPMVQIGADYFEDLTTASLETLIDDLAAGRPVAPGPQVERQFSAPIGGPTTLTGWAADAKPAAAKQPVLADAEAKRPGEAASVRESPAPKKPLSDAAMAGGADNKPAGAGSEG from the coding sequence ATGACCGTCCGTCGCCTCGCACCCGCCGAGCAGCAGCCCGCGACGTTCGCCTTCACAGCGGACAATCTCGCCTGGGCCAACAGCCAGATCGCCAAGTATCCCGCAGGCCGGCAGGCGTCGGCGGTGATCGCGCTGCTGTGGCGCGCCCAGGAACAATCCGGCGGCTGGCTGTCGCAGAAGGCGATCGAGTGCGTCGCCGCACTGCTCGACATGCCCAATATCCGGGTGCTGGAGGTCGCAACCTTCTACACCATGTTCAACCTGGAGCCGGTCGGCGAGCACTTCATCCAGGTGTGTGGCACCACGCCGTGCCAGCTGCGCGGCGCCGACGAACTGAAGAAGGTGTGCGAGCGCAAGATCGGCCACGAGCGCCACGTCAGCGCCGATGGCAAGTTTTCGTGGGCCGAGGTCGAGTGCCTCGGCGCCTGCGTCAACGCGCCGATGGTGCAGATCGGCGCCGACTACTTCGAGGACCTCACCACCGCCAGCCTGGAGACCCTGATCGACGATCTCGCCGCTGGCCGCCCGGTTGCGCCGGGGCCGCAGGTCGAGCGCCAATTCTCCGCGCCTATCGGCGGGCCGACCACGCTGACCGGCTGGGCGGCCGACGCCAAGCCGGCCGCGGCCAAGCAGCCCGTGCTGGCCGACGCCGAGGCGAAGCGGCCGGGCGAGGCCGCCAGCGTGCGCGAGTCGCCGGCGCCGAAGAAGCCGTTGAGCGATGCTGCGATGGCCGGGGGCGCGGACAACAAGCCCGCCGGCGCGGGAAGCGAGGGCTGA
- the nuoF gene encoding NADH-quinone oxidoreductase subunit NuoF gives MLQDSDRIFRNLYGQDDWGLAGARARGGWDGTKGFVDKGRDWIINEVKASGLRGRGGAGFPTGLKWSFMPKVPDGRPAYLVVNADESEPGTCKDREILRHDPHLLVEGSLIAAFAMGAHAGYIYVRGEFIRERERLQAAVDQAYEARLIGKNNVHGWDFDLYVVHGAGAYICGEETAMLESIEGKKGMPRMKPPFPANVGLYGCPTTVNNVESIAVTPDILRRGASWFAGIGRPNNTGTKLFCISGHVNAPCNVEEAMGVPFRELIDKHAGGIRGGWDNLLAVIPGGSSVPCVPAHEIIDTPMDFDSLRALRSGLGTAAVIVMDKSTDIIRAIARLSYFYKHESCGQCTPCREGTGWMWRVVSRMAEGRATKREIDLLLDVSNQIEGHTICALGDAAAWPVQGLIRHFRHEIEARIDAYAARPDDAGARLAAAAE, from the coding sequence ATGCTGCAGGACAGCGACCGCATCTTCCGCAATCTCTACGGCCAGGACGATTGGGGGCTCGCCGGCGCCCGCGCGCGCGGCGGCTGGGACGGCACGAAAGGGTTCGTCGACAAGGGCCGCGACTGGATCATCAACGAGGTCAAGGCGTCGGGCCTGCGCGGCCGCGGCGGCGCCGGCTTTCCGACCGGGCTCAAATGGTCGTTCATGCCCAAGGTGCCGGACGGCCGGCCGGCCTATCTGGTGGTCAACGCCGACGAGTCCGAGCCCGGCACCTGCAAGGATCGCGAAATCCTGCGCCACGATCCGCATCTCTTGGTCGAGGGCTCGCTGATCGCCGCCTTCGCCATGGGCGCGCACGCCGGCTACATCTATGTGCGCGGCGAGTTCATCCGCGAGCGCGAGCGGCTGCAGGCGGCGGTCGACCAGGCCTATGAGGCACGGCTGATCGGCAAGAACAACGTCCACGGCTGGGACTTCGACCTCTACGTCGTCCACGGCGCCGGCGCCTACATTTGCGGCGAAGAGACCGCGATGCTGGAGAGCATCGAGGGCAAGAAGGGCATGCCGCGGATGAAGCCGCCGTTCCCGGCCAATGTCGGCCTGTACGGCTGCCCGACCACGGTGAACAACGTCGAATCGATCGCGGTGACGCCGGACATTTTGCGGCGCGGCGCGTCGTGGTTCGCCGGCATCGGCCGGCCCAACAACACCGGCACCAAGCTGTTCTGCATCTCCGGCCACGTCAATGCGCCCTGCAACGTTGAGGAGGCGATGGGCGTGCCGTTCCGCGAACTGATCGACAAGCACGCCGGCGGCATCCGCGGCGGCTGGGACAATCTGCTCGCGGTCATCCCCGGCGGCTCGTCGGTGCCGTGCGTGCCGGCGCACGAGATCATCGACACGCCGATGGACTTCGATTCGCTCCGGGCGCTGCGCTCGGGTCTCGGCACCGCGGCGGTGATCGTGATGGACAAGTCCACCGACATCATCCGCGCCATCGCCCGCCTCAGCTATTTCTACAAGCACGAGAGCTGCGGCCAGTGTACGCCGTGCCGCGAGGGCACCGGCTGGATGTGGCGGGTGGTGAGCCGCATGGCCGAGGGAAGAGCCACCAAGCGCGAAATCGACCTGCTGCTCGACGTGTCGAACCAGATCGAGGGCCACACCATCTGCGCGCTGGGCGACGCCGCGGCGTGGCCGGTGCAGGGGCTGATCCGGCATTTCCGCCACGAGATCGAGGCGCGCATCGACGCCTACGCGGCGCGGCCCGATGATGCCGGCGCGCGCCTTGCCGCAGCGGCGGAGTGA
- the nuoG gene encoding NADH-quinone oxidoreductase subunit NuoG: MAKLIIDGTEVEVSPDDTLMQACEDAGAEIPRFCFHERLSVAGNCRMCLVEVKGLPKPQASCSVNVRDLRPGPNGEPPVINTKSPMVKKAREGVMEFLLINHPLDCPICDQGGECDLQDQALAYGADTSRFAENKRAVEDKYLGPLVKTAMNRCIHCTRCVRFTTEVAGVPDLGAIGRGEDMEITSYLENAMRSELQGNVIDLCPVGALTSKPYAFHARPWELNKTETVDVMDALGSAIRVDVRGREVMRILPRTNEAVNEEWISDKTRFIWDGLKTQRLDRPYVRQGGKLVPASWGEAFAAINAKVKAAPAARIGALVGDLASVEEAFALKDLLSRLGSANLDCRQDGAALDPAAGRATYLFNPGIAGIEDADALLVVGSNPRREAPVLNARIRKRWRMGGFPVGVIGEAADLTYDAQHLGAGPETLVEIASGRHPFAAVLKAAARPMVLLGQGALTRSDGAAVAALAAKVAVAAGAVTGDWNGYAVLHTAASRVGALDLGCVPGPGGLNTADMLKPGALDVLFLLGADEVEVPAGAFVVYVGSHGDRGAHRADVILPGAAYTEKSGTYVNTEGRVQFGSRASFAPGDAREDWAILRALSELLGHTLPYDTLGALRAAVAADYPRMMRLDEVDAAEAGAITELAAKGGAIDEAPFRSAIADFYLTNPIARASKVMAECSSLAADRVRLAAE; the protein is encoded by the coding sequence ATGGCCAAGCTGATCATCGATGGCACCGAGGTCGAGGTTTCGCCCGACGACACCCTGATGCAGGCGTGCGAGGACGCCGGCGCCGAGATTCCGCGCTTCTGCTTCCACGAACGGCTGTCGGTGGCGGGCAACTGCCGCATGTGCCTGGTCGAGGTGAAGGGGCTGCCCAAACCGCAGGCCTCGTGCTCGGTCAATGTGCGCGACCTCCGCCCCGGGCCGAACGGCGAGCCGCCGGTGATCAACACCAAGTCGCCGATGGTGAAGAAGGCTCGCGAAGGGGTGATGGAGTTCCTGCTCATCAATCACCCGCTCGATTGCCCGATCTGCGATCAGGGCGGGGAGTGCGACCTCCAGGACCAGGCGCTGGCCTATGGCGCCGACACCTCGCGCTTTGCGGAGAACAAGCGCGCGGTCGAGGACAAGTATCTCGGCCCGCTGGTGAAGACGGCGATGAACCGCTGCATCCACTGCACGCGGTGCGTCCGCTTCACCACCGAGGTTGCCGGCGTTCCCGACCTCGGCGCCATCGGCCGCGGCGAGGACATGGAGATCACCAGCTATCTCGAGAACGCGATGCGGTCCGAGTTGCAGGGCAACGTGATCGACCTGTGCCCGGTCGGCGCGCTCACCTCCAAACCCTACGCCTTCCACGCCCGGCCGTGGGAGCTCAACAAGACCGAGACCGTCGACGTGATGGACGCGCTGGGTTCGGCCATCCGGGTCGACGTGCGCGGCCGTGAGGTGATGCGCATCCTGCCGCGCACCAACGAAGCGGTGAACGAGGAGTGGATCTCCGACAAGACCCGCTTCATCTGGGATGGCCTCAAGACCCAGCGGCTCGACCGTCCCTACGTGCGGCAGGGTGGCAAGCTGGTGCCGGCGAGTTGGGGCGAGGCGTTCGCGGCGATCAATGCCAAGGTGAAGGCGGCCCCGGCGGCGCGGATCGGCGCCCTGGTCGGCGACCTCGCCTCGGTCGAGGAGGCGTTTGCCCTCAAGGATCTGCTGTCCCGGCTCGGCTCGGCCAATCTCGACTGCCGGCAGGACGGCGCGGCGCTCGACCCCGCGGCCGGCCGCGCCACCTATCTGTTCAACCCCGGTATTGCCGGGATCGAGGACGCCGACGCGCTGCTGGTCGTTGGCTCCAACCCGCGCCGCGAGGCGCCGGTGCTCAACGCCCGCATCCGCAAGCGCTGGCGGATGGGTGGCTTCCCGGTCGGCGTGATCGGGGAGGCGGCGGACCTGACCTATGACGCCCAGCATCTCGGCGCCGGGCCGGAGACGCTGGTGGAGATTGCGAGCGGCCGGCATCCGTTCGCCGCGGTGCTCAAGGCGGCGGCGCGGCCGATGGTTCTGCTCGGGCAGGGCGCCTTGACCCGCTCCGACGGTGCGGCGGTGGCGGCGCTGGCGGCCAAGGTCGCGGTCGCCGCCGGTGCGGTGACCGGGGATTGGAACGGCTATGCGGTGCTGCACACCGCGGCGAGCCGGGTCGGCGCGCTCGATCTCGGCTGCGTGCCGGGACCGGGCGGGCTCAACACCGCCGATATGCTGAAGCCTGGCGCGCTCGACGTGCTGTTCTTGCTCGGCGCCGACGAGGTCGAGGTGCCGGCGGGGGCGTTCGTGGTCTATGTCGGCAGCCATGGCGACCGCGGTGCTCACCGCGCCGACGTCATCCTGCCAGGGGCGGCCTATACCGAGAAGTCCGGCACCTACGTCAATACCGAGGGCCGGGTGCAGTTCGGCTCGCGCGCCAGCTTCGCGCCCGGCGACGCCCGCGAGGATTGGGCGATCCTGCGCGCGCTGTCGGAGCTGCTGGGGCATACGCTGCCCTACGACACGCTCGGCGCGCTGCGGGCGGCGGTGGCGGCGGATTATCCGCGCATGATGCGGCTCGACGAGGTGGACGCGGCCGAGGCCGGCGCCATAACCGAACTGGCCGCCAAGGGCGGTGCCATCGATGAGGCGCCATTCCGAAGCGCGATCGCCGACTTCTATCTCACCAACCCGATCGCGCGGGCATCCAAGGTGATGGCCGAGTGCTCGAGCCTGGCCGCTGACCGCGTGCGGCTGGCGGCGGAATGA
- the nuoH gene encoding NADH-quinone oxidoreductase subunit NuoH has translation MTWLDTALQILLIALHSLAVLVLLLVFIAFILLADRKIWAAVQLRKGPNVVGPWGLWQSFADFIKFMTKEPVIPSGANKGVFLIAPLVSCVLALAAWAVIPVDAKWAVADINVGILYIFAISSLGVYGIIMGGWASNSKYPFLGSLRSAAQMVSYEVSIGFVIITVLLCVGSLNLQDIVFAQRDHGLASLLGVPWATVLNWFWLPLFPMFVVFFISALAETNRPPFDLPEAESELVAGFMVEYSSTPYLLFMLSEYVAIMTMCALTTILFLGGWLPPLDLPPFTYVPGVVWFVLKLSLVFFMFAMVKAFVPRYRYDQLMRLGWKVFLPLSLAMVVVVAGVLQTMGWAP, from the coding sequence ATGACCTGGCTCGACACCGCTCTCCAGATCCTGCTCATCGCCCTGCACAGCCTCGCGGTGCTGGTGCTGCTGCTCGTCTTCATCGCCTTCATCCTGCTCGCCGACCGCAAGATCTGGGCGGCCGTGCAACTGCGCAAGGGGCCGAACGTGGTCGGACCCTGGGGGCTGTGGCAATCGTTCGCCGACTTCATCAAGTTCATGACCAAGGAGCCGGTGATCCCCTCCGGCGCCAACAAGGGTGTGTTCCTGATCGCGCCGCTGGTGTCGTGCGTCTTGGCGCTGGCGGCCTGGGCGGTGATCCCGGTTGACGCAAAATGGGCGGTCGCCGACATCAATGTCGGCATCCTTTACATTTTCGCCATCTCCTCGCTCGGCGTCTACGGCATCATCATGGGTGGCTGGGCGTCGAACTCGAAGTATCCCTTCCTCGGCAGCCTGCGCTCGGCGGCGCAGATGGTGAGCTATGAGGTGTCGATCGGTTTCGTCATCATCACCGTCCTGCTGTGCGTCGGGTCGTTGAACCTGCAGGACATCGTGTTCGCCCAGCGCGACCATGGCCTCGCCAGCCTTCTCGGCGTGCCGTGGGCGACGGTGCTGAACTGGTTCTGGCTGCCGCTGTTCCCGATGTTCGTGGTGTTCTTCATCTCGGCGCTGGCGGAGACCAACCGGCCGCCGTTCGACCTGCCGGAGGCGGAGTCCGAACTGGTCGCCGGCTTCATGGTCGAATACTCATCCACGCCCTATCTGTTGTTCATGCTGTCCGAGTACGTGGCGATCATGACCATGTGCGCGCTGACCACCATCCTGTTCCTGGGCGGATGGCTGCCGCCGCTGGACTTGCCGCCGTTCACCTACGTGCCGGGGGTGGTGTGGTTCGTGCTGAAGCTGTCGCTGGTGTTCTTCATGTTCGCGATGGTGAAGGCGTTCGTGCCGCGCTACCGCTACGACCAGCTAATGCGGCTGGGCTGGAAGGTGTTCCTGCCGCTGTCACTGGCGATGGTGGTGGTGGTGGCCGGCGTGCTGCAGACCATGGGGTGGGCGCCATGA
- the nuoI gene encoding NADH-quinone oxidoreductase subunit NuoI, which yields MRLDQAARSVFLSEFVSAFFLSMRYFFRPKATINYPFEKMSLSPRFRGEHALRRYPNGEERCIACKLCEAICPAQAITIEAGPRRNDGTRRTTRYDIDMVKCIYCGFCQEACPVDAIVEGPNFEFATETREELYYDKERLLANGERWEREIARNISLDAPYR from the coding sequence ATGAGGTTGGACCAGGCGGCCCGCTCGGTGTTTCTGTCGGAGTTCGTTTCGGCGTTCTTCCTGTCGATGCGCTATTTCTTCCGGCCGAAGGCGACCATCAACTACCCGTTCGAGAAGATGAGCCTCAGCCCGCGCTTTCGCGGCGAGCACGCGCTGCGCCGCTATCCCAACGGGGAGGAGCGCTGCATCGCCTGCAAGCTGTGCGAGGCGATCTGTCCGGCCCAGGCCATCACCATCGAGGCGGGGCCGCGCCGCAACGACGGCACGCGCCGCACCACGCGCTACGACATCGACATGGTGAAGTGCATCTATTGCGGCTTCTGCCAGGAGGCGTGCCCGGTCGATGCCATCGTCGAAGGGCCGAACTTTGAGTTCGCCACCGAGACGCGCGAAGAGCTCTATTACGACAAGGAACGGCTGCTCGCGAACGGCGAGCGCTGGGAACGGGAAATCGCCCGCAACATCAGTCTCGACGCGCCGTACCGGTAA
- a CDS encoding NADH-quinone oxidoreductase subunit J, with protein MGFAAAFFYLFAGIAVASAFLVVVARNPVHSVLWLILTFVNGAGLFILLGAEFLAMILVVVYVGAVAVLFLFVVMMLDVDFAELKQGALQYLPIGTLVGLVFLVELVLVVSTWAVGPGVSGAIKVPIQGAELTNTAALGHVLYTHYVYFFQASGLILLVAMIGAIVLTLRHKPGIRRQNIAEQIARGPADAVEMRKVKSREGV; from the coding sequence ATGGGGTTTGCCGCAGCCTTTTTCTATCTTTTCGCGGGTATTGCCGTGGCCTCCGCCTTTCTGGTGGTGGTGGCGCGCAATCCCGTGCACTCGGTGCTGTGGCTGATCCTGACCTTCGTCAACGGGGCAGGACTGTTCATTCTGCTCGGCGCCGAATTCCTCGCCATGATCCTGGTCGTCGTCTATGTCGGCGCGGTGGCGGTGCTGTTCCTGTTCGTGGTGATGATGCTCGACGTCGACTTCGCCGAGTTGAAACAGGGCGCATTGCAATATCTGCCGATCGGGACGCTGGTCGGGCTGGTGTTCCTGGTCGAGCTGGTTCTCGTTGTCAGCACCTGGGCGGTCGGGCCGGGCGTGTCGGGTGCCATCAAGGTGCCGATCCAGGGCGCCGAGCTCACCAACACCGCGGCGCTCGGCCACGTGCTCTACACCCACTACGTCTATTTCTTCCAGGCATCCGGGCTGATCCTGCTGGTGGCGATGATCGGCGCCATCGTGCTGACGCTGCGCCATAAGCCGGGCATCCGGCGCCAGAATATCGCCGAGCAGATTGCGCGCGGGCCGGCCGACGCGGTCGAGATGCGCAAGGTCAAATCGCGGGAGGGGGTTTAA
- the nuoK gene encoding NADH-quinone oxidoreductase subunit NuoK has translation MAVGLSHYLILAAMLFTIGTVGIFLNRKNVIVILMSIELILLSVNINLVAFSAFLGDLVGQVFALFVLTVAAAEAAIGLAILVVFFRNRGSIAVEDVNMMKG, from the coding sequence ATGGCCGTCGGTCTGTCGCACTACCTCATCCTGGCGGCGATGCTGTTCACCATCGGCACGGTGGGCATCTTCCTCAATCGGAAGAACGTCATCGTCATCTTGATGTCGATCGAGCTGATCCTGCTGTCGGTGAACATCAATCTCGTCGCGTTCTCGGCCTTCCTCGGCGATCTGGTCGGCCAGGTGTTCGCGCTGTTCGTGCTGACCGTCGCTGCGGCCGAGGCGGCCATCGGTCTTGCGATCCTCGTCGTCTTCTTCCGCAACCGCGGCTCGATTGCGGTCGAGGACGTCAACATGATGAAGGGGTGA
- the nuoL gene encoding NADH-quinone oxidoreductase subunit L gives MYQLIVFLPLLGCVIAGLFGRVIGSRPSEIVTTALVGVSALLSWIAFFNVGYDGESGRILVSTWIEAGSFKADWAFRIDTLTVVMLVVVNTVSALVHFYSIGYMADDPHRPRFFSYLSLFTFAMLMLVTSDNLVQMFFGWEGVGLASYLLIGFWYLKPSANAAAIKAFLVNRVGDFGFALGIFAIFWMVGSTDFTTIFAQVPTLQDKVIAVAGVPFDALTLICLLLFMGAMGKSAQFLLHTWLPDAMEGPTPVSALIHAATMVTAGVFMVARLSPLFELAPTAQEVVILVGATTAFFAATVGLVQNDIKRIVAYSTCSQLGYMFVAMGVGAYSVGMFHLFTHAFFKALLFLGSGAVIIAMHHEQDVRKMGGLRKAIPFTYAMMVIGTLALTGFPFTAGYYSKDAIVESAFVSHAALSGYGFWMLVIAAALTSFYSWRLVFLTFHGAPRFVAADGHHGHGDHGHHGVSRIEDVHEAPKTMLLPLLVLAVGALGAGFAFYPVFVDQHGVAEFFRDSISLSKLGLLEEMHHAPALVVFAPTIAMAAGLAVAVLFYLVSPGLPVALARSMRPLYLFLLNKWYFDELYDVIFVRAAKRLGRFLWKQGDGAVIDGLGPDGIAARVLDTTDRVVRLQTGYLYHYAFAMLIGLAALVTWFMFAGGVR, from the coding sequence ATGTACCAGCTTATCGTCTTCCTCCCGCTCCTCGGCTGTGTGATCGCCGGCCTGTTCGGCCGCGTGATCGGCTCGCGCCCGTCCGAGATCGTCACCACCGCCTTGGTCGGCGTCTCGGCGCTGCTGTCGTGGATCGCCTTCTTCAACGTCGGCTACGACGGTGAAAGCGGCCGCATCCTGGTGTCCACCTGGATCGAGGCCGGCAGCTTCAAGGCCGACTGGGCATTCCGCATCGACACGCTGACGGTGGTGATGCTGGTGGTGGTCAACACCGTCTCGGCACTGGTCCATTTCTATTCGATCGGCTACATGGCCGACGACCCGCATCGCCCGCGTTTCTTTTCGTACCTGTCGCTGTTCACCTTCGCCATGCTGATGCTGGTGACGTCGGACAACCTGGTGCAGATGTTCTTCGGCTGGGAGGGCGTTGGCCTCGCCAGCTATCTCCTGATCGGGTTCTGGTATCTCAAGCCCTCAGCCAACGCGGCCGCCATCAAGGCGTTCCTCGTCAATCGCGTTGGCGACTTCGGCTTCGCGCTCGGCATCTTCGCCATCTTCTGGATGGTGGGCTCGACCGACTTCACCACCATCTTCGCCCAGGTGCCGACGCTGCAGGACAAGGTCATTGCGGTGGCCGGCGTTCCATTCGACGCGCTGACGCTGATCTGCCTCCTTCTGTTCATGGGGGCGATGGGCAAATCGGCGCAGTTCCTGCTGCACACCTGGCTGCCGGACGCGATGGAGGGCCCGACCCCGGTGTCGGCGCTGATCCATGCTGCGACCATGGTCACCGCCGGGGTGTTCATGGTGGCCCGGCTGTCGCCGCTGTTCGAGCTGGCCCCGACCGCGCAGGAAGTCGTCATCCTGGTCGGTGCCACCACGGCGTTCTTCGCCGCCACGGTCGGCCTCGTTCAGAACGACATCAAGCGCATCGTCGCCTATTCGACCTGCTCGCAGCTCGGCTACATGTTCGTGGCGATGGGGGTGGGGGCCTATTCGGTAGGCATGTTCCACCTGTTTACCCACGCCTTCTTCAAGGCGCTGCTGTTCCTCGGCTCGGGCGCGGTGATCATCGCCATGCACCACGAGCAGGATGTGCGGAAGATGGGCGGCCTGCGCAAGGCGATCCCGTTCACCTACGCCATGATGGTGATCGGCACGCTGGCGCTGACCGGCTTTCCGTTCACCGCCGGGTACTATTCCAAGGACGCCATCGTGGAGTCGGCGTTTGTCTCGCACGCGGCGCTGTCCGGCTACGGCTTCTGGATGCTGGTGATCGCGGCGGCGCTGACGTCGTTCTATTCGTGGCGACTGGTGTTCCTCACCTTCCACGGCGCGCCGCGCTTCGTCGCCGCGGACGGCCACCATGGCCATGGCGATCACGGCCACCATGGCGTCAGCCGCATCGAGGATGTTCACGAGGCGCCGAAGACGATGCTGCTGCCGCTGCTGGTTCTGGCGGTGGGGGCGCTCGGTGCCGGGTTCGCGTTCTACCCGGTGTTCGTCGACCAACACGGCGTCGCCGAGTTCTTTCGTGACTCGATTTCGCTGAGCAAGCTCGGGCTGCTCGAGGAGATGCACCACGCCCCGGCTTTGGTGGTGTTCGCGCCGACCATCGCGATGGCGGCGGGACTCGCGGTGGCCGTGCTGTTCTACCTGGTGTCGCCGGGGTTGCCGGTTGCGCTCGCCCGCAGCATGCGGCCGCTCTATCTGTTCCTGCTCAACAAGTGGTACTTCGACGAGCTTTATGACGTGATCTTCGTGCGGGCTGCGAAGCGGCTTGGCCGCTTCCTGTGGAAGCAGGGCGACGGCGCGGTGATCGACGGGCTGGGGCCGGACGGCATCGCCGCCCGCGTGCTCGACACCACCGACCGGGTGGTGCGGCTGCAGACCGGCTATCTCTATCACTATGCCTTCGCGATGCTGATCGGGCTCGCGGCGCTGGTGACGTGGTTCATGTTCGCCGGGGGAGTGCGCTGA